A genomic window from Harpia harpyja isolate bHarHar1 unplaced genomic scaffold, bHarHar1 primary haplotype scaffold_39, whole genome shotgun sequence includes:
- the LOC128138335 gene encoding scavenger receptor cysteine-rich domain-containing protein SCART1-like has protein sequence MDSKVLSSRFGCWSDVFSQDLSGSTEDQVSPWQRHSAPMAREPPGNGVHFQWLQGVPEPGCELGGAEQAAAANSASARLLGLKCSGCCSAWGQCQAAQGLQDGTSLYERFLRLGVWERRQPPRAVLMPEEQQEGSRFVQLVGDNSPCSGRVEIRDGDQWKTVCDSDFGPKAATVVCRELQCGTALSVAGAAHFGEGDGPIWDRELQCVGNESLLASCPRGSPRGEPCSHAKDVGVTCTQFTGFRLVNGSTECEGKVEVQVLGTWGTLCASHWDLLDAHVLCRHLDCGFAESIPRPGHFGRATHPFWRDSFHCDGTEGHLGQCPVTALGALCSHESDAAVICSGPADSASLRLVGGGSRCDGRVEILQRGMWGRVLDDQWDVQEASVVCRQLRCGEAEKAYNPPKPQTGSGPVGLQGVRCAGHEANLTLCNTSLPESAPVAGTAEDVGVVCWGSRQVRLVNGPGRCAGRVEVYYQGSWGTICDDGWDLSDATVICHQLGCGGAVQAVGSARFGEGSGQIWLDGVNCSGAEDSLWDCPAGSWGQHDCGHKEDAGVVCSEFVALRLENSNNCSGRLQVFYNGTWGSVCSNSMTRKTLLLACKELGCGDEGSLETQRPYGRTSGPTWLDHVQCGERNSSFWQCPSGPWDPQSCDDLQDETHITCNGRRPETPPSLGTACPDSTSCTDREKIRAVGGEDRCSGRVEVWHRGSWGTVCDDSWDMRDAEVACRQLGCGPAVSALHEAAFGMGTGPIWLEQVECRGTEPSLQDCWARPGDSGACRHKEDAAVNCSGERQAWCCPFCVPAHADPTRGRPTSSGRVSLPVIICIVLGALLCLLLALLAGQLRSARAGRRGSGRAWEPFPEAVYEEIGYSPAWEKQARFSRSADAQGGGGYSQRYSIRACKHLHMSWTTSGTSVITKYLYGST, from the exons ATGGACTCGAAAGTACTGTCATCACGGTTTGGATGCTGGAGTGACGTGTTCAG CCAGGACCTGTCTGGCAGCACCGAGGACCAGGTCTCACCATGGCAGAGGCA CAGTGCCCCAATGGCCCGAGAACCACCTGGGAACGGAGTGCATTTCCAGTGGCTCCAAGGGGTTCCTGAGCCTGGCTGCGAGCTtggtggggcagagcaggctgcagcagccaacAGTGCCTCGGCCCGCCTCCTTGGGCTCAagtgctctgggtgctgcagtgcctggggccAGTGCCAGGCAGCCCAGGGTCTGCAGGATGGCACCAGTTTGTACGAGCGGTTCCTGCGGCTGGGGGtttgggagaggaggcagccccCGAGAGCCGTGCTAAtgcctgaggagcagcaggagggctctA GATTTGTCCAGCTGGTTGGAGACAACAGCCCCTGCTCAGGACGAGTGGAGATCCGTGATGGGGACCAGTGGAAAACCGTCTGTGACTCAGACTTTGGTCCCAAAGCTGCCaccgtggtctgcagggagctgcagtgcgGCACAGCCCTGTCTGTCGCTGGggcagctcactttggagaaggggatGGTCCCATCTGGGacagagagctgcagtgtgtggggaatgaatcccttcTTGCTTCCTGCCCCAGGGGATCCCCAAGGGGTGAGCCCTGCTCCCACGCAAAGGATGTCggtgtcacctgcacac AGTTCACAGGGTTCAGGCTGGTGAACGGCAGCACGGAGTGTGAGGGGAAGGTggaggtccaggtgctggggacctggggcaccctctgtgcctcccactgggATCTCTTGGACGCCCACGTTCTCTGTCGCCACCTTGACTGCGGGTTTGCCGAGTCCATTCCCAGGCCAGGTCATTTTGGGAGAGCCACCCACCCCTTCTGGAGAGACTCATTTCACTGTGATGGGACTGAAGGCCACCTGGGGCAGTGCCCAGTGACTGCTCTGGGGGCCTTGTGCTCCCACGAGAGCGATGCTGCTGTCATTTGCTCAG GCCCAGCTGACTCCGCGTCCCTGCGgctggtgggtggagggagccggtgcgaCGGGCGAGTGGAGATCCTCCAGCGTGGGATGtggggcagagtcctggatgaccagtgggacgtgcaggaggccagcgtggtgtgccggcagctgcggtgtggagaggcagagaaagcctacaaccccccaaagccccagaCAGGGTCGGGTCCCGTGGGGCTGCAAGGGGTCCGGTGCGCAGGGCACGAGGCCAACCTgaccctctgcaacacctccctgcccgaGAGTGCACCAGTGGCAGGGACTGCAGAGGACGTGGGGGTCGTTTGCTGGG GGAGCCGGCAGGTCCGGCTAGTGAATGGGCCCgggcgctgtgctgggagagtggaggtgtactaccagggcagctggggaaccATCTGTGATGACGGCTGGGACCTGTCAGATGCCACCGTCatttgccaccagctgggctgtggcggGGCAGTGCAGGCGGTTGGGTCCGCTCGGTTCGGGGAAGGCTCTGGTCAGATCTGGCTGGATGGTGTGAACTGCTCCGGGGCCGAAGATTCTCTCTGGGACTGCCCAGCAGGGTCCTGGGGGCAGCACGACTGCGGGCACAAAGAGGACGCAGGAGTCGTCTGCTCAG AGTTCGTGgccctgaggctggagaacagcaacaactgcTCTGGGCGCCTGCAGGTTTTCTATAACGGGACGTGGGGCAGCGTTTGCTCCAACTCCATGACTCGCAAAACGTTAttgctggcatgcaaggagctgggctgcggggatgaAGGGTCCCTAGAAACACAACGGCCCTACGGCAGGACGTCTGGCCCCACCTGGCTAGATCACGtgcagtgtggggagagaaacagctccttctggcagtgtccTTCGGGTCCCTGGGATCCTCAGTCATGCGATGACCTGCAAGATGAGACccacatcacctgcaatg GGAGACGGCCAGAAAcgcccccatccctggggactgCGTGCCCAGATTCCACAAGCTGCACAG acagggagaagattcgtgccgtgggaggtgaggacaggtgctcgggcagagtggaggtgtggcaccgtggctcttgggggacggtgtgcgacgactcctgggacatgcgggatgctgaggtggcgtgcaggcagctgggctgtggccccgcggtgtctgccctgcatgaggctgcgtttgggatggggacgggccccatctggctggagcaggtggagtgccgggggacagagccgtctctgcaggactgctgggcccGGCCTGGGGACAGCGGTGCCTGCCGGCACAAGGAGGACGCTGCCGTGAACTGCTCAGGTGAGCGGCAG GCCTGGTGCTGCCCGTTCTGTGTTCCTGCCCATGCAGATCCCACGCGGGGCCGTCCAACCAGCAGCGGGAGAGTCTCATTGCCCGTCATCATCTGCATCGTCctgggggcccttctctgcctgctcctggccctcctggctgggcaacTGCGAAGCGCCAGGGCTGGGCGCAGAG GCTCCGGGAGAGCTTGGGAGCCCTTCCCTGAGGCCGTGTATGAGGAGATCGGTTACAGCCCGGcgtgggagaagcaggcgaggTTCAGTCGCTCAG CTGAtgctcagggaggaggtggctaTTCTCAGAGATATTCCATCAGGGCTTGCAAACACTTGCACatgtcttggaccacctctggcacctcagtcATCACAAAGTATCTGTATGGGAGCACCTGA